The Pedobacter mucosus genome window below encodes:
- a CDS encoding AsmA-like C-terminal region-containing protein, producing the protein MKTLKWLGILIVSVLLLMFLIPLLFPGTISDQVKIFANKHLAGKLDYKKTHLTFFRHFPSLTVSIDDLVLRGSKPFQNDTLLAAKEVAAGINLKSLIFDGEVNINEIYVVDANANVFVNSKGQANYNVYVSKPSKTPKDTTGKGTSIKIDLIKFSNWNIKYNDHSANILVNAKGLDYTGKGGLSEDIFDLKTDLEIQKLDFSLNRVNYAQQKYLRADLITRINTNALTLVLRKNELRINELPLKFNGSVSVLKDGYDLDINAASEKTTIHDMISVLPPQYLNWAKDTKIEGKSDLFFTLKGSFSEARKVKPKLTVRLLVSDGLISSNKAPVPLNNLNVDLNVDLPSLDVEQLGIDLKKLNFDLGGKNTFHARIKSKGLKEMNVSADIKGAIDLAVLDQSLGLKDLELRGLLDADVKANGIFNIDKKLFPKTNGYLGLKNGWLKTAYYPNPIKNINLSASITNTDGTFQSLNVKLNPFKFDFEGNPVFINASLQNFEDLLYNIRAKGVLNVGKIYQVFATKGLDVSGIVSADLSLNGRESYATTGQYNKLDNKGTLVLKNIKANTDFLPKAFYLKEGNFEFENEKMWFRKFYATYGKSDFSLNGHLLNTINYFLERNGTLHGNFAMNSNYILIDEFMALKSGDNKNKSVQVEYAKVENPKSSGVVIVPKNLDVSLDVNAKKIGFKGMDINELRGSASLNKGQIYLKKTSFNIIGSRMTIDARYQNESPLTANFDLGLKVLDFDVQRAYKEIDMVKELATSAKDVNGIVSIDYKLKGDFDQNMNPIYPSLEGGGVVNLRDVEVKNLKMLSVIGDNVGADAFNNPDMKGVNIKTHIKNNLIHVEEFKFKVSVLRPSISGTTSFNGLLDILVKVGLPPAGWISIPVAVIGTAEKPKIKFFSRTGQGILTAIYNRKINKVIREEKRDEQKSGGEQRKEKRTQEKKAKEAENNVNRNLQKG; encoded by the coding sequence TTGAAAACGCTAAAGTGGCTTGGGATTTTGATAGTGTCGGTTTTATTGCTGATGTTTTTAATACCGCTACTTTTCCCGGGTACAATCTCAGATCAGGTAAAGATATTTGCAAATAAACACCTTGCAGGTAAGCTTGATTATAAAAAAACCCATCTAACTTTTTTTAGGCATTTTCCATCCCTTACCGTATCTATTGATGATCTGGTGCTTCGTGGATCAAAACCTTTTCAAAATGACACCCTTCTTGCTGCTAAGGAAGTTGCGGCTGGGATAAACCTCAAAAGCCTGATTTTTGATGGAGAGGTAAACATAAATGAAATTTATGTAGTTGATGCAAATGCGAATGTTTTCGTTAATAGCAAAGGTCAGGCGAATTACAACGTTTACGTGTCCAAGCCGTCCAAAACTCCAAAAGATACAACAGGTAAAGGAACTTCGATAAAAATTGATCTCATAAAGTTTAGTAACTGGAACATTAAATATAATGATCATTCGGCTAACATATTGGTGAATGCTAAAGGCCTTGATTATACAGGAAAGGGCGGTCTTAGTGAAGATATTTTTGATCTCAAAACTGATCTTGAAATTCAAAAACTTGATTTCAGCCTTAATAGAGTCAATTATGCACAGCAAAAATACCTACGTGCCGACCTGATTACCAGAATTAATACCAATGCACTTACGTTAGTACTCAGGAAAAATGAGCTGAGAATTAATGAGCTGCCCCTAAAGTTTAATGGTTCAGTGAGTGTTTTAAAAGATGGATATGACTTGGATATTAATGCTGCCTCCGAAAAAACAACAATTCATGATATGATTTCTGTACTTCCGCCTCAATATTTGAACTGGGCAAAGGATACGAAAATAGAAGGAAAAAGCGATCTGTTTTTTACGTTAAAGGGGAGTTTTAGCGAAGCTAGAAAAGTTAAACCAAAGCTTACTGTCCGCCTATTGGTTAGTGATGGACTTATTTCAAGCAACAAAGCGCCGGTACCATTAAATAATCTTAATGTTGATTTAAATGTTGATTTGCCTTCTTTGGATGTTGAACAATTGGGAATCGATCTCAAAAAATTGAACTTTGACTTGGGTGGAAAAAATACGTTCCATGCAAGGATTAAATCTAAAGGCTTAAAAGAAATGAATGTTAGTGCTGATATTAAAGGTGCTATCGATCTGGCCGTCCTTGATCAATCATTGGGATTGAAAGATCTTGAGCTTAGAGGGCTTCTCGATGCAGATGTAAAAGCAAACGGGATTTTCAACATAGACAAAAAATTATTTCCTAAAACTAATGGATACCTTGGTTTAAAAAACGGCTGGTTAAAAACGGCATACTACCCAAATCCAATAAAAAACATCAACCTTAGTGCAAGTATCACCAATACGGACGGAACCTTTCAGAGCCTGAATGTAAAGCTGAATCCTTTTAAATTTGATTTCGAAGGCAATCCGGTTTTTATCAACGCTAGCTTACAAAACTTCGAAGATTTGCTTTACAACATCCGGGCAAAAGGTGTGCTAAACGTAGGTAAGATCTATCAAGTATTTGCAACAAAAGGACTTGATGTGAGTGGTATTGTTTCTGCTGATTTATCCCTCAATGGGCGAGAAAGTTATGCAACCACCGGTCAATACAATAAATTAGATAATAAAGGAACTTTAGTTTTAAAGAACATTAAGGCAAATACCGACTTTTTACCTAAGGCGTTTTATTTGAAGGAAGGAAACTTCGAGTTTGAGAATGAGAAAATGTGGTTTAGGAAATTTTATGCTACTTATGGGAAATCCGATTTTTCACTTAATGGTCATTTACTGAACACCATAAATTATTTTCTGGAACGCAATGGGACTTTGCACGGAAATTTTGCCATGAATTCTAATTACATTTTGATAGATGAATTTATGGCGCTGAAAAGTGGCGACAACAAAAACAAATCGGTACAGGTTGAGTACGCCAAAGTAGAAAATCCTAAAAGTAGTGGCGTTGTAATCGTTCCTAAAAATCTTGATGTCTCATTGGATGTAAATGCCAAAAAAATTGGATTTAAGGGAATGGATATTAATGAACTTCGTGGATCAGCTTCGCTTAATAAAGGACAAATCTATTTAAAGAAAACATCTTTTAATATTATTGGTAGCCGCATGACTATTGATGCACGTTATCAAAATGAATCTCCGTTAACCGCAAACTTCGACCTTGGTCTGAAAGTACTTGATTTTGATGTACAGCGAGCTTATAAAGAAATTGACATGGTAAAAGAGCTGGCTACTTCTGCCAAAGATGTAAATGGAATTGTATCTATTGATTATAAATTAAAAGGCGATTTTGATCAGAATATGAATCCCATTTATCCTTCTTTAGAGGGTGGTGGCGTTGTAAACTTACGTGATGTAGAAGTAAAAAATTTAAAAATGCTTTCTGTAATTGGTGATAATGTTGGGGCTGATGCCTTTAATAATCCGGATATGAAAGGAGTAAACATTAAAACCCACATTAAAAACAACTTAATTCATGTAGAGGAATTTAAATTTAAGGTGTCCGTGTTAAGGCCATCTATCAGTGGAACAACCAGTTTTAATGGGTTATTAGATATACTTGTAAAAGTCGGCTTGCCTCCTGCAGGTTGGATATCAATTCCGGTTGCCGTAATTGGTACTGCCGAAAAGCCAAAAATCAAGTTTTTCAGCAGAACCGGTCAGGGGATTTTAACAGCAATATACAATCGGAAAATTAACAAGGTTATTCGTGAAGAAAAACGCGATGAGCAGAAGTCGGGTGGGGAGCAACGCAAAGAAAAAAGAACCCAAGAGAAGAAGGCGAAAGAGGCCGAAAATAACGTGAACAGGAATTTGCAAAAAGGCTAA
- a CDS encoding response regulator transcription factor, which translates to MSKILVIDDDPATLDVLMLMFKIEGYHIFGRNSCLNIIEDIETVKPDLILLDVIMGSIDGRDVCRELKQSKHKHVPIILMSVINNFYADINKPMFSDDYIEKPYDLDVMLNKVNVLITKATSAV; encoded by the coding sequence ATGAGTAAAATATTGGTAATTGATGACGATCCGGCAACGCTGGATGTACTTATGCTTATGTTCAAAATTGAAGGCTATCATATTTTTGGAAGGAATAGTTGCCTAAATATTATTGAGGACATTGAGACTGTTAAGCCTGACCTGATACTTCTTGATGTTATAATGGGCAGCATAGATGGTAGAGACGTTTGCCGCGAGCTTAAACAATCCAAGCACAAACACGTTCCCATAATATTAATGTCTGTTATCAATAATTTTTATGCAGATATCAATAAACCCATGTTTTCTGATGATTACATTGAAAAACCATACGATTTGGACGTAATGCTAAATAAAGTAAATGTGCTGATTACAAAAGCTACATCGGCCGTTTAG
- a CDS encoding alpha/beta fold hydrolase gives MSILQKNNVHIKGKGTSPMMFAHGFGCDQNMWRFITSSFEETHKLILFDHVGAGRSDLSAYDPLKYGELDGYVEDILDIAKSLDLKDVIFVGHSVSAIMGIMAAEKAPHLFKSLILVAPSPSYINDGDYIGGFSRMEIEELLQSLDNNHLGWSMTMAPLIMANLERAELSEELTNSFCSTDPTIAREFARVTFLTDSREVLHKCNTSSLILQCSDDIIAPVEVGRFMHSQLADSQLIILDATGHCPHLSAPEETVSAIRNFLKV, from the coding sequence ATGAGCATACTCCAAAAGAATAATGTACACATTAAGGGAAAAGGCACATCTCCAATGATGTTTGCGCATGGCTTTGGTTGTGACCAGAACATGTGGAGATTTATAACCTCATCTTTTGAAGAAACACATAAATTAATTCTTTTTGATCACGTTGGTGCTGGTCGTTCGGATTTATCCGCTTATGATCCATTGAAATATGGGGAACTTGATGGTTATGTCGAGGATATTCTTGATATCGCTAAATCCCTTGATTTGAAAGATGTAATTTTTGTGGGCCATTCCGTAAGTGCTATAATGGGAATAATGGCTGCTGAAAAAGCACCACATTTATTTAAAAGCTTAATTCTTGTCGCTCCATCTCCTTCATATATTAATGATGGCGATTATATTGGCGGCTTTAGCAGAATGGAAATTGAAGAGTTGTTACAATCTTTGGATAACAATCATCTTGGCTGGTCAATGACTATGGCTCCATTGATTATGGCAAATTTGGAAAGGGCCGAATTAAGTGAGGAACTTACCAATAGTTTTTGCAGTACAGATCCAACAATCGCTAGGGAGTTTGCAAGGGTAACTTTTTTAACCGATAGCAGGGAAGTGCTGCATAAATGCAATACCTCATCGCTTATATTGCAATGCTCTGATGACATTATTGCCCCCGTTGAAGTAGGCCGTTTTATGCATAGCCAGTTAGCAGATAGTCAACTTATAATTCTTGATGCAACAGGTCATTGTCCGCATTTAAGTGCGCCTGAAGAAACTGTTTCTGCCATCCGTAATTTCCTAAAGGTTTAG
- a CDS encoding DUF1624 domain-containing protein: protein MELLNKRILSIDILRGLIMVIMALDHTRDFFHLGGMGSNPTNPETTTIFLFFTRWITHFCAPTFLFLSGISAYLSAQNKDKKQASNFLIKRGFWLVIFEIVFISFALTFNPTYDLVFLTVIWAIGWSMILLGIFSKISHRLVLVIGLILIFGHDLTNYFILPSSDTFKGGLIAVLLTTRGLAIPISPSHIFIFSYAVLPWAGVMFIGFAVGKWYNPSFDSNIRRRNLLYSGIFLLFLFAVLRYFGWYGNPTPRKDYGDLLKNVFSFLDLSKYPPSLQFFGMTLGVSMIFLSVIENVQNRFTKILMVFGKVPFFYYVMHLYLLHLIVIIVFFMSGFGIDDIKTANSPFLFVPPTFGFSLPVVYLFWLFVVVILYKPCIWFHNYKISHSNWWLKYL, encoded by the coding sequence ATGGAACTATTAAATAAAAGAATTTTATCAATTGATATTTTGAGAGGTCTAATCATGGTGATTATGGCTTTGGACCATACTCGAGATTTTTTTCACCTGGGAGGCATGGGAAGTAATCCTACGAACCCAGAAACTACCACAATTTTTTTGTTTTTTACCAGGTGGATTACCCATTTCTGTGCACCAACTTTTCTGTTTTTATCTGGAATATCTGCATACTTATCAGCTCAAAATAAAGATAAAAAACAGGCGAGTAATTTTTTAATAAAGCGAGGTTTTTGGCTTGTCATCTTTGAAATTGTTTTTATATCCTTTGCTTTAACTTTTAATCCAACATACGATTTAGTATTTTTAACTGTTATATGGGCGATAGGATGGAGCATGATATTGTTAGGTATCTTTAGCAAAATTTCCCATCGACTGGTGCTAGTTATAGGTTTAATTTTAATCTTCGGCCACGACCTAACTAACTATTTTATTTTGCCTTCTTCTGATACTTTTAAAGGAGGGTTAATTGCCGTACTACTTACCACCCGTGGGTTGGCTATTCCGATAAGCCCGAGCCATATTTTTATATTTTCTTATGCAGTTTTACCTTGGGCAGGCGTTATGTTTATTGGTTTTGCTGTAGGTAAGTGGTATAATCCGAGTTTTGATAGCAACATAAGAAGACGAAATTTGCTCTATTCCGGAATCTTTCTTTTATTTCTATTTGCCGTGTTACGCTATTTTGGGTGGTATGGAAACCCAACGCCAAGAAAAGATTACGGTGATTTGCTAAAGAACGTATTTTCATTTTTAGACTTAAGTAAATATCCACCTTCCCTTCAGTTTTTCGGAATGACATTAGGTGTTTCAATGATATTTTTATCCGTTATAGAAAATGTTCAAAATAGGTTTACAAAGATATTAATGGTTTTTGGTAAGGTTCCCTTTTTCTATTATGTGATGCACTTGTACCTTCTGCATTTGATTGTAATAATAGTTTTTTTTATGTCTGGCTTCGGAATTGATGATATAAAAACTGCAAATTCTCCATTTTTATTTGTTCCGCCAACTTTTGGATTTAGCCTACCTGTAGTTTATTTATTCTGGTTGTTTGTGGTCGTAATTTTATATAAACCTTGCATTTGGTTTCATAACTATAAAATATCACATTCAAACTGGTGGCTTAAATATTTATAG
- a CDS encoding Crp/Fnr family transcriptional regulator → MDETIINSLTSLVDFNQDELIIFMKRLKLRKVIKNEFILKPGDICKTMVIIKYGGLRYFTITEKGEQSHWFAFEGEWLGDYESFLIRQPSQNFIQALEDTELYCLSYDDMQELYAYGAKFERFGRLIAENLFISIGRSRNELASLSAEQRYINLIKTYPNISKRIQIQHIATYLGIHPQSLSRIRRNISSPKT, encoded by the coding sequence ATGGATGAAACGATTATCAATTCTCTGACTTCATTGGTTGATTTTAATCAGGATGAACTGATCATCTTTATGAAAAGGTTGAAATTACGTAAGGTAATAAAGAATGAATTTATTCTTAAACCAGGAGATATTTGTAAGACCATGGTAATTATAAAATATGGAGGTTTGCGTTATTTTACAATAACTGAAAAAGGTGAACAAAGTCATTGGTTTGCTTTTGAAGGAGAGTGGCTTGGTGACTATGAAAGCTTTTTGATAAGACAACCTTCTCAAAACTTTATTCAGGCTTTGGAAGATACTGAATTATACTGCCTTAGTTATGATGATATGCAGGAACTTTATGCATATGGAGCAAAATTCGAACGTTTTGGAAGGCTAATTGCAGAAAACTTATTCATCAGTATTGGCCGTTCGAGAAATGAACTAGCTAGTTTATCAGCTGAACAACGATATATCAATTTAATAAAAACATATCCAAATATATCAAAGCGAATCCAAATTCAACATATTGCAACTTATCTTGGTATACATCCTCAAAGCTTAAGCCGTATCAGGCGAAACATTTCTAGCCCAAAGACTTAG
- a CDS encoding chemotaxis protein CheB — MSKKYIVAIGASAGGLNAIAEFFDHTLPDGISNVITTHLDPTFTSQLASIIQNHSDIKVCTVEHNMAILANTIYVMPENKTMKFEFGKFVLTPRDLTIKINKVIDTFFISLAKDTSFEKIALIFSGMGIDGTEGVKALSKNGAYILIQTPHSAEEESMPTNIIELGYAAKVLDPKDMPAAIIDYIAGH; from the coding sequence TTGAGTAAAAAATATATTGTTGCAATTGGAGCATCAGCGGGTGGACTAAATGCAATAGCAGAATTCTTTGATCATACCTTACCAGATGGAATTTCCAACGTTATCACAACCCATCTTGATCCAACGTTTACAAGTCAATTGGCTTCAATCATTCAAAATCATTCTGACATAAAAGTCTGTACGGTAGAGCATAATATGGCTATTTTAGCGAATACAATTTATGTAATGCCAGAAAACAAAACCATGAAATTTGAATTTGGCAAATTCGTTTTAACCCCACGGGATTTAACCATTAAGATTAACAAGGTAATCGATACCTTTTTTATATCTCTGGCGAAGGATACCAGTTTTGAGAAGATAGCGCTCATATTTTCTGGTATGGGGATTGATGGTACGGAAGGCGTAAAGGCGCTATCTAAAAATGGTGCCTATATTCTTATTCAAACTCCTCATTCTGCGGAAGAGGAAAGCATGCCAACTAACATAATAGAGCTGGGCTATGCCGCTAAGGTGCTGGATCCTAAAGATATGCCAGCTGCAATAATTGATTATATAGCTGGTCATTAG
- a CDS encoding SPL family radical SAM protein, giving the protein MSLLKILDDITAESKLLNDKQKPFKLWMPKRVVFTADAIKEPYGEKIYERIKGLGLPIEVAQNNRITGLRGKDERETYRIAKSTLAIVNTPPSAFNLRPIPPSADWQFHLAEGCPAHCQYCYLAGSLSGPPAIRVFANLPQILQNTIRFQRLNQVVSYEASCYTDPLSLEHLTGGLEETIKFFAEQPNTHLRFVTKFDNVDSLIRLDHNGKTRFRCSLNADIVSKRLEGGTPSVQSRLAALRKMALPKSLGGGGYPVGVVLAPIIPVPNWEMHYSKLLDDIETHLNFETDLTFELITHRFTPGSRDILLGWYPNTSLDFGEENRAIKRNKFGGHKYVFVKDLMTQLKTFFQNEISRRFPNAKILYWT; this is encoded by the coding sequence ATGAGTTTATTAAAAATATTGGATGATATTACTGCTGAATCTAAATTGTTAAACGATAAGCAAAAGCCGTTTAAATTATGGATGCCTAAACGAGTCGTATTCACAGCTGATGCAATAAAGGAACCCTACGGAGAAAAAATATACGAGCGTATTAAGGGTTTGGGTCTCCCGATAGAGGTTGCACAAAATAATCGCATAACGGGTTTACGCGGCAAAGATGAACGAGAAACTTACCGAATTGCTAAAAGTACACTTGCTATTGTGAACACACCGCCAAGCGCTTTTAACCTTCGCCCTATACCGCCATCGGCCGACTGGCAGTTTCACCTTGCAGAAGGATGCCCGGCACATTGCCAATATTGCTACTTGGCAGGTAGCTTATCTGGGCCTCCTGCCATTAGGGTTTTTGCCAACCTTCCACAGATATTGCAAAACACCATTCGATTTCAACGTTTAAATCAAGTTGTTTCTTATGAAGCCAGTTGTTATACAGACCCATTGAGTTTAGAACATTTAACCGGCGGACTTGAAGAAACCATAAAATTCTTCGCCGAACAGCCAAATACTCATTTGCGATTTGTAACAAAATTTGATAATGTTGATTCGCTGATTAGACTCGACCATAATGGTAAAACGAGATTTCGCTGTAGTTTAAATGCTGATATTGTTTCTAAACGATTGGAAGGAGGCACTCCTTCGGTACAATCTAGGTTGGCTGCACTAAGGAAAATGGCGTTGCCAAAATCACTTGGTGGTGGCGGGTATCCAGTTGGAGTGGTTTTGGCGCCGATTATACCTGTACCTAATTGGGAAATGCATTATTCAAAACTACTGGATGATATTGAAACACATCTTAACTTTGAAACCGATCTAACTTTTGAATTAATTACGCATCGTTTTACACCAGGATCAAGAGATATTTTGCTTGGATGGTATCCAAATACGAGCTTGGACTTTGGTGAGGAGAACCGAGCAATAAAAAGAAATAAATTTGGTGGTCACAAATATGTTTTCGTTAAAGATTTAATGACACAGCTTAAAACTTTTTTTCAAAACGAGATCTCAAGACGTTTCCCTAATGCGAAGATTTTGTACTGGACTTAA
- a CDS encoding sensor histidine kinase → MISIALEHDHDDFLKYSLSGYISTDASGKIRSANPKMLEWIGCGIEQIIGKPVSSILSIGSRMFYETHLSPLLKLNGAFEEVSVELLVGNGNRLQVLMNAYLRNDEHGKANFIRLNFYRATERKVYEDNLRHSIVDKESTLQQERELAILREQFVAVLGHDLRNPLGAIKSGAALLKRSAQSDRDKAILATIDRSTFRMEELIANVMDFARVRLGDGISLGMKPVMIEPVLQHIVDELTITFPSREVRTEFIIKDFIFCDPDRISQMVSNLLANAITHGATTDPINVVAWLENDQFKFEVRNGGSQITESVLSTLFEPFTREATTPSQQGLGLGLYIASQIAIAHKGTLTASSDSNETVFNFCMPASL, encoded by the coding sequence ATGATAAGTATAGCACTCGAGCATGATCATGATGATTTTCTTAAATATTCATTGTCTGGATATATATCTACAGATGCAAGTGGTAAAATAAGAAGTGCAAATCCTAAAATGCTCGAATGGATTGGGTGTGGCATTGAGCAAATAATTGGTAAGCCAGTTTCATCAATCCTGAGTATAGGTAGCAGGATGTTTTATGAAACACATCTTTCTCCATTACTAAAATTAAATGGTGCCTTCGAAGAAGTTTCCGTTGAGTTATTGGTCGGAAATGGAAACAGGTTGCAGGTATTGATGAATGCTTATTTAAGAAATGATGAACATGGCAAAGCGAATTTTATCCGGCTCAATTTTTATCGTGCAACAGAAAGAAAAGTATATGAGGATAATCTGCGCCATTCAATTGTAGATAAGGAAAGCACTTTACAACAAGAACGCGAGCTTGCCATATTAAGGGAGCAATTTGTTGCGGTTTTAGGCCACGACCTTCGCAACCCGCTTGGTGCAATAAAATCAGGTGCTGCTCTTTTAAAACGTTCTGCCCAATCCGATCGGGATAAAGCTATTTTAGCAACTATCGACAGAAGTACTTTCCGCATGGAAGAATTAATTGCGAATGTAATGGATTTTGCCAGGGTTCGTTTGGGTGATGGAATTTCCCTCGGTATGAAACCGGTTATGATAGAACCAGTTTTGCAACACATAGTTGATGAATTGACCATTACTTTTCCTTCCCGTGAGGTAAGAACTGAATTTATTATAAAAGATTTTATTTTCTGCGATCCTGACCGCATTTCGCAAATGGTGTCCAATCTTCTCGCTAATGCAATTACCCATGGTGCAACCACTGACCCTATAAATGTTGTTGCCTGGTTAGAAAATGATCAGTTTAAATTCGAAGTGAGAAACGGGGGAAGCCAAATAACTGAGAGCGTATTAAGTACACTTTTCGAACCTTTTACAAGGGAAGCAACCACCCCAAGTCAACAAGGCTTAGGGCTTGGTTTATATATTGCATCTCAAATCGCAATAGCGCATAAAGGAACTTTAACCGCTAGTTCCGACTCTAACGAAACCGTTTTCAATTTTTGCATGCCAGCGTCTCTTTAG
- a CDS encoding sensor histidine kinase, translating into MEKGPFDNFEQRFTECDDKFNTIFDLTSVATKIIRSDLTTIKVNAAICDMLGYRAEELEGIKILDLACEDYIDHWHHLQEELWSKQVPFFKLEACLYRKDRTLVWVSVTTILYQDQGETFGFTVLDDISGMKNFTESQKRLDMALKYSGTAIWEMDLRTNKVFRSQDHDEIFGYSQNQNDWTLNSYCQHISEDTLLDFNNAVWNIPRVGGMDVQVKVKDGEVAAKWLNIKGKAEFDKQGVAIKVIGVINDITKDKLLERHKDDFITIASHELKTPVTSLKASLQLLDRLKDDLSERVRKLIVQANKGVNRITLIIDDLLHAGKNYQNQVLINKSNFNLFELAQEIGDQFAASETQAIFIEGSKDIMVYADAERIGRVLTNFIGNAAKYAADSDIIIEIAQTEQYSRVSVTDKGKGISPEKVPMLFNRYYQTDFNQDEYSGLGLGLYISANIIEKHDGRIGVESTPGLGSSFWFELPK; encoded by the coding sequence ATGGAAAAAGGCCCTTTCGATAACTTTGAACAAAGATTCACTGAATGTGATGACAAGTTTAATACCATTTTTGACCTCACCAGTGTTGCCACTAAGATTATACGGTCGGATCTGACTACAATCAAAGTTAATGCTGCAATATGCGATATGTTAGGCTATCGGGCTGAGGAACTTGAAGGCATAAAAATCCTTGATCTTGCTTGCGAAGATTATATTGATCACTGGCATCATTTGCAGGAAGAGTTATGGTCTAAACAGGTGCCTTTCTTTAAATTAGAAGCTTGTCTTTACAGGAAAGACAGGACTTTGGTTTGGGTTTCGGTGACGACAATTTTATACCAAGACCAGGGAGAAACTTTTGGCTTTACGGTACTGGATGATATTTCAGGAATGAAGAACTTCACAGAAAGCCAAAAGCGCCTTGATATGGCGCTAAAATATTCTGGAACCGCCATTTGGGAAATGGATCTGAGAACTAATAAGGTTTTTCGTTCTCAGGATCACGACGAAATTTTTGGATATTCGCAGAATCAAAATGACTGGACGCTTAATAGTTATTGCCAGCATATTTCTGAAGATACCTTATTGGATTTTAATAATGCAGTCTGGAATATACCTCGAGTAGGGGGAATGGATGTACAGGTAAAAGTTAAGGATGGGGAAGTAGCTGCTAAGTGGCTGAATATAAAAGGAAAAGCTGAATTTGATAAGCAAGGTGTGGCGATCAAGGTTATCGGAGTAATTAATGATATTACTAAAGATAAATTATTAGAAAGGCATAAGGATGATTTTATAACTATTGCAAGCCATGAGTTAAAAACACCAGTCACCAGCCTAAAAGCTTCATTGCAGTTGCTGGATCGTTTAAAAGATGACCTTTCTGAGCGGGTTAGAAAATTAATTGTACAAGCAAATAAAGGCGTTAACAGGATTACCCTTATCATAGATGACCTGCTTCATGCAGGGAAAAATTATCAAAACCAGGTGTTAATCAACAAATCAAATTTTAATCTTTTTGAATTGGCACAGGAAATAGGCGACCAATTTGCTGCTTCAGAAACACAGGCGATATTTATTGAGGGCTCAAAAGATATTATGGTTTACGCAGATGCTGAACGGATTGGACGGGTGCTAACAAATTTTATTGGAAATGCGGCAAAATACGCAGCTGACTCTGATATCATTATAGAAATAGCCCAAACTGAACAATATTCAAGGGTGTCGGTAACGGATAAGGGAAAGGGGATCAGCCCGGAGAAAGTGCCGATGTTATTCAACCGATACTACCAAACAGATTTTAATCAGGATGAGTATTCAGGGCTTGGTCTTGGTTTATACATCAGTGCAAATATTATCGAAAAGCATGATGGTCGAATTGGAGTAGAAAGTACTCCAGGCTTAGGAAGTTCTTTTTGGTTTGAGTTACCAAAATAG
- a CDS encoding response regulator, producing the protein MNGIGRAKRILVVDDDHDILDLMTIILTQEGFEVEVLDNGYTIIDYVIGNVPDLIILDLNLGNLDGRDICDDLKSNVDTQHIPIVIFSATYDRLYPNTKKCDADAFLSKPFELQQLKDEINGQLTKSALNQ; encoded by the coding sequence ATGAATGGGATAGGGAGGGCAAAAAGGATTCTTGTTGTAGACGATGATCACGATATATTAGATTTAATGACAATTATCTTAACTCAGGAAGGATTTGAGGTGGAAGTTCTTGATAATGGTTACACGATAATCGATTACGTTATAGGCAATGTTCCTGACCTAATTATTCTTGACCTCAATCTTGGAAATTTAGATGGAAGAGATATTTGCGATGATTTAAAAAGTAATGTCGACACACAACACATCCCAATTGTTATATTTTCTGCTACATACGATCGTCTTTATCCTAATACTAAAAAGTGCGATGCGGATGCGTTTCTATCAAAGCCCTTTGAGCTTCAACAATTGAAAGATGAAATTAATGGTCAATTAACTAAATCAGCCCTTAATCAGTAG